In Ctenopharyngodon idella isolate HZGC_01 chromosome 1, HZGC01, whole genome shotgun sequence, a single genomic region encodes these proteins:
- the b4galt1 gene encoding beta-1,4-galactosyltransferase 1, translated as MQESVLLNVGFFAKSCVVLVCLCGVHLIVALFFYLTVSTSTKFYYRQIPSDSHIVTSQTHRRAALDIYANGTVETDLNKLIYINASVIKDDVEEPAVLEPCPETSPLLEGPLQVEFSEPVSLEMVRKENPQLMMGGRHKPSDCVALQKVALIIPFRNRDEHLKYWLHYLHPILQRQQLDYGIYVIEQDGVDTFNRAKLLNVGYVEALKEYNYDCFIFSDVDIIPMDDRNTYKCSSQPRHLSVSMDKFGFRLPYKQYFGGVSAMSKQQFQKINGFPNNYWGWGGEDDDIFNRLSFQGMKISRPSGDMGKCRMIRHSRDKKNEPNPQRFKRITHTRQTMNTDGINSLKYKVINIEKDQLYTKITVDIGKP; from the exons ATGCAAGAGTCGGTGCTGCTGAATGTGGGTTTCTTCGCTAAATCATGCGTCGTGCTCGTGTGTCTCTGCGGGGTTCACCTCATCGTtgcactgtttttttatttaacagtgTCAACTTCTACAAAATTTTATTACCGGCAAATACCGTCAGACTCTCATATAGTTACTTCACAAACTCACAGAAGAGCCGCACTTGACATCTATGCCAACGGAACTGTAGAAACAGACCTAAATAAACTGATTTATATTAATGCAAGTGTCATTAAAGATGACGTGGAGGAACCCGCAGTACTAGAACCGTGTCCTGAGACGTCACCACTTTTGG AGGGTCCATTGCAAGTTGAATTTTCTGAGCCAGTGAGTTTGGAAATGGTACGTAAAGAAAATCCACAGCTAATGATGGGCGGCAGGCATAAACCCAGCGATTGTGTGGCTCTGCAAAAAGTGGCATTAATCATCCCATTCAGAAACAGAGATGAACACCTGAAGTATTGGCTCCACTACCTTCACCCCATCCTACAGAGACAGCAGCTTGATTATGGGATTTATGTCATAGAACAG GATGGAGTGGACACATTCAACAGGGCGAAACTGCTCAACGTGGGTTACGTAGAGGCACTAAAGGAGTACAATTATGACTGTTTCATCTTCAGTGATGTAGACATCATCCCTATGGACGACCGCAACACTTACAAATGCTCCAGCCAGCCGCGCCACCTCTCTGTGTCCATGGACAAATTTGGTTTTAG GTTGCCATATAAACAGTATTTTGGGGGTGTATCAGCAATGAGTAAACAGCAGTTTCAAAAGATTAATGGCTTTCCTAATAACTACTGGGGCTGGGGAGGAGAAGACGATGACATCTTTAACAG GCTGTCATTTCAAGGCATGAAAATATCAAGGCCGAGTGGAGACATGGGTAAATGCAGAATGATTCGTCACTCGAGAGACAAGAAAAATGAGCCAAACCCACAGAG ATTTAAGAGAATTACTCACACAAGACAGACAATGAACACGGATGGCATCAACTCACTCAAATACAAAGTGATAAATATAGAGAAAGACCAACTCTACACCAAAATCACAGTGGACATCGGCAAACCATGA
- the stra6l gene encoding STRA6-like, with the protein MEECQNGISLDLFLHCSLVPAVCIVFLLSFVQRRAKAQPFEDRFPYLRGRFGIVVPLDFIGNLSNRWSYGFAFGAIAPSVIQLFSESYTPLSVPDWAKAIVYLAGAIEVGVAYLPFFACLSTPHRALGGVLGVLYTLMWLIVRLYDTISCPSGRILGPHQKLIILWPFFLCLLFLLGRFMYIIVKAVRIHLQLQADENEEDLQFHQFRYVQTLLKRPSGRPEEKSWFRRKVYDWDPHFKFPNRMIGTSIISLIGLYTMTLADYSLSDYTFDKLDALKDSLAEIASSCNHTDNIFTSLIPRMNEFSIVARRSWLATTIFSTLTSVTYTIHVLVCYRKHLKRLWRGQKNFLPEKFHNPSPAVSVAAITRYSGWQIAFTLWGFLIVHFVQFLFALMFVYGVVLPIQKGQFLSWLSSVGIILLTIFIIIALVVGQIILVQVFFLQDKLSPEDKEKPLAINNRKAFHCFNYFFFFYNVIMGFSNCILRLLSSCIVGTWLVSRIDRTIMQRGYESMDPGYSTWIGMIFADHYHSNPVMVSFCHLLLGRTLEKRGPAVSSYATFSNNTGCSVGGRVRVRWLLLYTLLRNPALILLRKRKKLTQIDSQDPLLMARTITSQAQQADELVNNKTAETEPTQLDI; encoded by the exons AT GGAGGAATGTCAGAATGGAATTTCCTTGGATTTGTTCCTGCATTGCTCTCTTGTTCCTGCT GTCTGCATCGTGTTTCTGCTGTCATTTGTACAGCGCAGAGCGAAGGCCCAGCCCTTTGAGGATCGCTTTCCCTATCTCAGGGGTCGATTTGGCATTGTGGT TCCATTGGATTTCATCGGCAATCTAAGTAACCGATGGTCTTATGGTTTTGCATTTGGTGCTATTGCTCCCAGTGTGATTCAGCTCTTCTCTGAGTCTTACACACCACTTAGTGTGCCTGACTGGGCTAAAG ccATTGTGTACCTGGCAGGAGCGATAGAAGTTGGCGTGGCTTACCTGCCGTTCtttgcttgtctgtcaacaccACACCGAGCACTAGGAGGGGTTTTAGGTGTTCTATACACACTCATGtg GCTCATTGTGAGACTGTATGACACGATAAGCTGTCCCTCTGGAAGG ATTTTAGGTCCTCATCAGAAATTGATCATCCTGTGGCCGTTCTTCCTGTGCCTGCTTTTCCTGCTGGGACGGTTCATGTATATCATTGTGAAGGCAGTAAGAATCCACCTGCAGCTACAAGCTGATGAG AATGAGGAGGATCTACAATTCCATCAGTTCAGATATGTACAGACTCTACTGAAACGCCCCTCTGGACG GCCAGAAGAAAAGAGTTGGTTCAGAAGAAAAGTCTATGACTGGGATCCTCACTTCAAATTCCCTAACAGAATGATTGGCACATCCATTATCTCTTTGATTGGTTTGTACACG ATGACCCTAGCAGACTACAGCTTGAGTGACTACACCTTTGACAAACTAGATGCTTTGAAGGACTCACTTGCAGAGATCGCATCGTCCTGTAATCATACAGACAACATCTTCACATCTCTCATTCCCAGGATGAATGAGTTCAGCATTGTTGCACGAA ggTCTTGGCTGGCGACAACCATTTTTTCCACTCTGACATCTGTTACTTACACTATTCATGTGCTCGTATGTTACAG GAAACATTTAAAGAGGTTGTGGAGGGGACAAAAAAATTTTCTTCCAGAGAAGTTCCATAATCCAAGCCCTGCGGTCAGCGTG GCGGCTATAACAAGATATTCAGGCTGGCAGATTGCATTCACTCTGTGGG GGTTTCTGATAGTTCACTTTGTGCAGTTTCTTTTTGCCTTAATGTTTGTGTATGGTGTTGTTCTACCAATCCAGAAGGGACAATTTCTCAGCTGGCTTTCTAGTGTAGGCATCATTCT GCTCacaatattcataattataGCCTTGGTGGTAGGGCAGATTATTCTGGTCCAAGTGTTTTTCCTGCAGGACAAACTCTCACCTGAAGACAAAGAGAAGCCTCTTGCAATCAACAACAG AAAAGCGTTCCACTGCTTTAACtactttttcttcttctatAATGTGATTATGGGGTTCAGCAACTGTATTTTGCGCCTTTTAAGCAGCTGCATTGTGGGTACATGGCTGGTGTCACGCATTGATCGGACCATCATGCAGCGCGGCTATGAGTCCATGGATCCAG GATATAGCACATGGATAGGGATGATATTTGCTGATCACTACCACAGCAACCCAGTTATGGTGTCTTTCTGCCATCTACTGCTCGGCAGAACACTGGAGAAACGGGGACCTGCAGTGTCCTCTTATGCAACTTTTAGCAATAACACAG GATGTTCAGTAGGGGGCAGAGTACGCGTGCGCTGGCTGCTGCTTTACACACTGCTGAGGAACCCTGCACTCATCCtgctgagaaagagaaaaaaactgaCACAGATCGACAGCCAAGACCCACTCCTCATGGCCCGAACCATCACCTCACAGGCTCAACAAGCAGATGAACTGGTCAACAACAAAACTGCCGAAACAGAACCAACACAGTTAGACATCTGA
- the tdrd7a gene encoding tudor domain-containing protein 7A: MSDVELVKKMLRAVLQSSKHGVAMARLQGDYRALTGEMIPYRQFGHANLESFLRSIPGVVRLERSIAGEVMCFAGVCEETAHIAQLVARQKNVKKSGCSKLLNFQMRAKSSSLFSYNVKPRLSLRQPGHMTHPARGTASKSSFYHNQRQLYSTDLPSSRAPSRQQNWKSPGLGGTTFVPSKINTEIKTSPYKSSGIPAQQKPVNHADVEVVQGRLKQLLQKYSSGVWLSKIPQLYRNMFQEELHMHKEVETWTHICTVEKPGSNNIVDRLVYPVLDPAPKPSTVPAVAPCKQSPNTASWKQPTPAQQTTRILRTLAINIPPSTQKSQTLLSPTSPNSTMMDFTLPETPKAQPNALITPPSTPPSHQPLTPEIKQKLRQLLNKYSQGLWAHALPQLFQEAFGCEFPQYVLEDLSLLADACMVEYPMPDNRKRAILYTLPCQVQTQPRPRPPPLVMLCASNPHVPPLIIPATEFLSVLVMEVSSTNNVVLRFVGDGYSKALEVMEEAMLQFYNTVGAGIRLLSPKTGQLVAVTMEEDAVLRAQVHQVTEDNVKVYCVDHGFFEVVSRKKILQLRDQFLTLPFQATTCQLAGLEPFSTDAVVLKTLESLAVGRTVLAEIVEREDTPLIVLYDTSQNDDVNVNAVCLKALQDKSMENPLQVNSVYINVCVTNVCSDGSIYCQLPSRGQAKLKDIMDKIESHFISQLTWELLVSKPFCGKVCLAKYKGKWARAEIINLHGSQVLDILFLDLGLPASLEVSELREIPPIYLRELITIPSQAIKCLLEDVNADGGVWPPEAVLWLRETVLSKAPSCMKIVKLDETRTVHVYLFSGTGAHDLQSSINHQLASCPFWQRGAYFSKMARVSETILPEAGDNPHTSPTQSTALTLPPQMDLPLVGQNMDVFVSVACHPGHFVLQPWQELYKLVVLMGEMILFYNKQEVTQINIQKNSVYAAKIDNNWHRVLVKGVLTNGLVSVYELDYGKYELINYSQLQPLIDEFRQLPFQGIFAQLAGVKQGVWCEEASMVFRNHVEKKPLVAQIESVEEGEWPWERKISVYLVDTTQEENDIWIHNIMVEFLDEISRAA; encoded by the exons ATGAGTGACGTGGAGTTGGTGAAAAAGATGCTTCGAGCTGTTCTTCAGAGCAGTAAGCACGGTGTGGCCATGGCCCGCCTGCAGGGAGATTACCGGGCTCTGACAGGAGAGATGATTCCTTACCGGCAGTTTGGCCATGCCAATCTAGAGAGCTTTCTGCGCAGCATTCCTGGTGTGGTGCGGCTTGAACGCTCCATTGCTGGAGAG GTCATGTGTTTTGCTGGTGTGTGTGAGGAGACGGCACACATCGCGCAGCTGGTCGCCCGGCAGAAGAATGTGAAGAAGTCCGGCTGCTCTAAATTGCTGAACTTCCAAATGAGAGCAAAGTCTTCCTCTTTGTTTTCATATAACG TCAAACCTCGCTTGTCTCTGCGGCAACCGGGACACATGACTCATCCCGCTCGAGGCACCGCATCCAAATCTAGTTTTTACCATAACCAGCGCCAGCTTTACAGTACCGACCTCCCCTCCTCCCGGGCTCCTTCTCGGCAACAGAACTGGAAATCACCAGG GTTAGGGGGGACTACATTTGTACCCAGCAAGATCAATACGGAAATAAAGACTTCCCCTTATAAGAGCAGTGGGATACCAG CTCAGCAAAAGCCTGTAAACCATGCTGATGTTGAGGTGGTTCAGGGTCGACTCAAACAGCTTTTGCAGAAGTACAGCAGTGGAGTCTGGCTGTCCAAAATCCCTCAGCTCTATAGGAATATGTTCCAGGAAGAGCTCCACATGCACAAAGAAGTGGAGACGTGGACGCACATCTGCACT GTTGAAAAGCCAGGCAGCAATAACATAGTGGACCGCCTGGTGTATCCAGTCTTGGACCCTGCCCCAAAACCAAGCACTGTGCCTGCTGTAGCTCCATGCAAGCAGTCTCCTAACACTGCGTCTTGGAAACAGCCAACACCTGCCCAGCAAACTACCCGCATCCTCAGAACTCTTGCCATTAACATTCCTCCTTCAACCCAGAAATCCCAAACACTCTTGAGCCCAACATCGCCCAACTCCACCATGATGGATTTTACTCTCCCCGAAACACCCAAAGCTCAACCCAACGCACTCATCACCCCTCCCTCCACCCCGCCCTCTCACCAGCCTCTGACTCCAGAGATCAAGCAGAAGCTGCGGCAGCTGCTCAATAAATACAGCCAGGGCCTGTGGGCTCATGCACTTCCACAGCTTTTCCAGGAGGCCTTTGG GTGCGAGTTTCCGCAGTATGTGTTGGAGGATCTGTCTTTGTTGGCAGATGCGTGTATGGTTGAATACCCCATGCCGGACAATCGAAAGAGAGCCATACTGTACACACTACCATGCCAGGTGCAGACGCAGCCCCGTCCTCGCCCACCACCACTGGTTATGCTCTGTGCCAGCAATCCACATGTGCCTCCTCTGATTATCCCAGCGACAGAGTTTCTATCTGTTTTGGTGATGGAGGTCAGCAGCACCAACAACGTTGTTCTCAG GTTTGTGGGGGATGGATACTCTAAAGCTCTGGAGGTGATGGAGGAGGCCATGCTTCAATTCTATAATACAGTTGGAGCTGGAATTCGTCTTCTCTCCCCAAAAACTGGACAACTGGTGGCGGTTACTATGGAGGAAGATGCAGTACTGAGAGCTCAGGTCCACCAGGTCACAGAGGACAACGTGAAG GTGTACTGTGTGGATCATGGGTTCTTTGAGGTGGTCAGCAGGAAGAAGATACTCCAGCTGAGGGATCAATTCCTGACTCTTCCCTTCCAGGCAACCACATGCCAACTTGCAG GTCTAGAGCCATTCAGTACAGATGCGGTAGTTCTGAAGACTCTGGAGTCATTAGCTGTTGGTCGTACGGTATTGGCTGAGATTGTGGAGCGAGAGGACACACCGCTAATTGTGCTATATGACACTTCTCAGAACGATGATGTCAATGTGAACGCTGTATGCTTGAAAGCCCTGCAGGATAAGTCCATGGAGAATCCTCTACAG GTGAACAGCGTGTACATAAACGTGTGTGTGACAAATGTGTGCTCTGATGGCAGTATTTACTGTCAGCTGCCTTCTCGAGGCCAGGCCAAACTTAAAGACATCATGGACAAGATTGAGTCACATTTCATCTCTCAG TTAACATGGGAGCTGTTGGTGTCCAAACCGTTCTGCGGGAAAGTGTGTCTAGCTAAATACAAGGGCAAATGGGCGAGAGCAGAG ATCATTAACCTTCATGGCAGCCAAGTGTTGGACATCTTGTTTTTGGATCTGGGACTTCCTGCTTCTCTGGAGGTCAGTGAGCTCAGAGAGATCCCGCCAATCTACCTCAGAGAGCTCATCACCATTCCATCTCAG GCTATAAAGTGCCTCCTGGAGGATGTGAATGCAGATGGGGGTGTTTGGCCTCCTGAAGCTGTTTTATGGTTGAGAGAGACAGTCCTCAGCAAAGCCCCCAGTTGCATGAAG ATAGTCAAGCTTGATGAGACCAGGACTGTGCATGTCTACCTCTTCAGTGGCACTGGAGCTCATGACCTTCAGAGCAGCATTAACCACCAGCTAGCCTCATGTCCATTCTGGCAACGGGGAGCCTACTTTAGCAAGATGGCCAGGGTTTCTGAAACTATCCTGCCAGAGGCAGGGGACAACCCCCATACATCTCCTACACAGTCTACTGCCCTCACACTGCCCCCTCAGATGGACTTGCCGCTTGTCGGGCAAAACATGGATGTGTTTGTGTCGGTTGCATGCCACCCTGGGCACTTTGTGCTACAGCCGTGGCAGGAGCTGTACAAGCTAGTAGTGCTGATGGGAGAGATGATCCTGTTCTACAATAAACAGGAAGTAACCCAAATCAACATCCAGAAAAATAGCGTCTACGCTGCCAAGATTGACAACAA TTGGCATCGTGTTTTGGTAAAGGGCGTCCTGACCAATGGCTTAGTCTCTGTGTACGAACTGGATTATGGGAAGTACGAGTTGATCAACTATTCCCAGCTCCAACCACTCATCGATGAGTTCAGGCAGCTGCCATTCCAGGGCATTTTTGCTCAGCTGGCTG GTGTCAAGCAAGGGGTCTGGTGTGAGGAAGCTTCTATGGTGTTCCGTAACCATGTTGAGAAAAAGCCGCTGGTGGCCCAGATCGAGTCAGTTGAGGAGGGGGAGTGGCCCTGGGAGCGCAAAATCTCTGTCTACCTAGTGGACACCACACAAGAGGAAAATGACATCTGGATCCACAACATTATGGTGGAGTTTTTAGATGAGATCAGCAGAGCTGCTTGA